Proteins from a single region of Syngnathus typhle isolate RoL2023-S1 ecotype Sweden linkage group LG10, RoL_Styp_1.0, whole genome shotgun sequence:
- the LOC133160535 gene encoding B-cell receptor CD22-like, producing MAHVFVKIFLLCVLLEGNLCQEWATMLPSSVQGVSGSCVRIACRLTLPGRYDLDLDRTCAAIWRRGSRSGRYVFDSSRTREESASLGYLRGHLTGNLQEKDCSTILEDVTSNHNDYYYFRLECDNRLKFNFAQTVLLEIQDSAPRPTIAPSKGEVKEGTAMALECWAPASCPTLPPSLTWTPQLGAVSQARVEAEGQRPARVTAVMNFIATYQHNNLDVTCRAAYRRQPGYTELLTKRRRMLEVLHGPKNTSVSYSRPVRAGTWVTLTCDTLANPTVSAYAWYKVDAGQVTFLGRSKRYSVAATEDSPGFFCWVRNTYGEQNSSVVTLDAQFPPKDTTVSVVPPGVILEGTPLVLLCESRANPPVYNYSWSINGGEDLEIGDLLTLEAARPSHSGEYRCKAKNLLGEQTSAGVQLDVQYPPKNTSVSARPQGSLPDGSAVTLRCASVANPPAANVTWYRLNGGERTLLGTGPEMTFNVSKLSQDKFYCENVNVHGAQSAQPIAFDVTFAPEILRRSSRCQDVLAQTRCSCVSQANPPPSLHWELSGVLVNHSDRRPIAEEALDNATRRSIIIMQRLSGEQFESSLVCFSSNPLGFDSIAFNMSSPAAQIGVPVLVGSAVGVITMLILSLLLLLYICRKTKGSFPAGERRADNAADYLVTNESNTSHVNAIYANDLAKEASPDDEYLHYAHVNVVKRKSMDGDEIRGLSSVTGEYAEIRLRAAGESDQKTQAEPEEEKVAEVPSAQEVAGQDVAASTESESDVNAL from the exons GCAACCTGTGTCAGGAATGGGCGACCATGTTGCCGTCGTCCGTGCAGGGCGTGAGTGGTTCATGCGTTCGAATTGCCTGCAGATTGACGTTACCTGGTCGTTATGATCTGGATTTGGACCGCACTTGCGCCGCCATTTGGAGGCGGGGCTCCAGGAGCGGGCGCTACGTGTTCGACTCCAGTCGCACGAGGGAGGAGAGCGCCTCCCTGGGCTACCTCCGGGGACATCTCACCGGGAATTTACAG GAAAAGGACTGCAGCACCATCCTTGAGGACGTCACGTCCAACCACAACGACTATTACTACTTCAGGCTGGAATGTGACAACCGGCTCAAGTTCAACTTTGCCCAGACCGTCCTGTTGGAAATTCAAG ACTCAGCGCCCCGGCCCACTATCGCCCCCAGCAAGGGCGAGGTCAAGGAGGGTACGGCGATGGCTCTCGAGTGCTGGGCCCCGGCTTCTTGCCCAACGCTGCCGCCGTCGCTGACGTGGACGCCGCAGCTGGGCGCCGTCTCGCAGGCACGCGTAGAGGCAGAGGGCCAGAGGCCGGCCAGGGTCACCGCAGTCATGAATTTCATTGCGACCTACCAACACAACAACCTGGATGTGACCTGCAGAGCCGCCTACAGGAGACAACCGGGATATACTGAGCTGCTCACAAAAAGAAGACGGATGCTTGAGGTTTTGC ATGGCCCTAAGAACACATCAGTGAGCTACTCCAGGCCCGTGAGGGCGGGCACCTGGGTCACGTTGACCTGCGACACGCTCGCCAACCCTACTGTATCTGCCTACGCGTGGTACAAAGTGGACGCCGGTCAGGTGACGTTCTTGGGAAGAAGTAAGCGATACTCGGTCGCCGCCACCGAGGACTCGCCCGGTTTTTTCTGCTGGGTGCGCAACACGTACGGAGAGCAAAATTCATCCGTCGTCACCTTGGACGCACAAT TCCCTCCCAAGGACACCACGGTGTCCGTGGTGCCGCCCGGCGTCATCCTGGAGGGCACCCCGCTAGTCCTGCTGTGCGAGAGCCGAGCCAATCCGCCCGTGTACAACTACAGCTGGTCCATAAACGGCGGCGAGGACCTGGAGATAGGGGACCTCTTGACCCTGGAGGCCGCCCGGCCCAGCCACAGCGGCGAGTACCGCTGCAAGGCCAAGAACTTGCTGGGCGAGCAAACGTCTGCCGGCGTTCAGTTAGACGTTCAAT ATCCCCCTAAGAACACGAGCGTGTCTGCGCGGCCACAAGGCTCTCTACCCGACGGCAGCGCTGTGACTTTAAGGTGCGCAAGCGTGGCCAACCCGCCAGCCGCTAACGTCACCTGGTACCGGCTGAACGGCGGGGAGAGGACGCTGCTGGGCACGGGACCGGAAATGACCTTCAACGTCAGCAAGCTGTCGCAGGACAAGTTCTATTGTGAGAATGTCAACGTTCACGGGGCCCAGTCGGCGCAGCCAATCGCCTTTGACGTCACGT TCGCACCAGAGATCCTGCGGAGATCCTCCCGTTGCCAGGACGTGTTAGCCCAGACCAGATGTTCCTGCGTCAGCCAGGCCAACCCGCCGCCCTCCCTGCACTGGGAATTGTCCGGTGTGCTCGTCAATCATTCCGACCGACGGCCCATCGCGGAGGAAGCCCTGGACAACGCCACCCGGAGGAGCATCATCATCATGCAGCGCTTGAGCGGTGAACAATTTGAGTCCTCGCTGGTTTGCTTCAGTTCCAACCCGCTGGGATTTGACAGTATCGCCTTCAACATGTCCTCCCCTGCCGCTCAGATAG gtGTGCCGGTTCTGGTTGGTTCTGCTGTGGGAGTGATTACCATGCTGATCTTGAGTCTCCTGCTGCTCTTGTACATTTGCAG GAAAaccaaaggcagcttcccagcCGGCGAGAGACGAGCAGACAACGCCGCAGACTATTTGGTCACCAATGAG AGCAACACTTCCCACGTCAACGCCATTTACGCAAACGACTTGGCCAAGGAGGCGTCCCCGGACGACGAGTACTTGCACTACGCCCACGTCAACGTGGTCAAACGGAAGTCGATGGACGGCGACGAGATCCGAGGACTTTCCTCCGTCACCGGAGAGTACGCGGAGATACGACTGCGCGCCGCTGGCGAAAGCGACCAAAAGACGCAAGCGGAACCAGAGGAGGAAAAGGTGGCGGAGGTTCCCTCCGCACAGGAAGTGGCCGGCCAAGATGTTGCGGCCTCCACAGAGTCCGAGAGTGACGTAAATGCTCTCTAG
- the LOC133160537 gene encoding olfactory receptor 1P1-like isoform X1, with protein MEGNGTLMLSLDGFIDVDTYRCVYFLFLLAMYILILCSNGTIICLVWIHRNLHEPMYVCIACLSLNSLFLSTTVYPKLFADVLSKHQSISLSFCLLQFFFFYSFGASDITLLLVMSYDRYVSICSPLRYASVMGARRVSVFLALAWFVPGCLLMVTISMQSKQKICSLTSGGIFCNGAMLKIYCMIPMPVMGWTFFGISTVVLLPVLLILFTYVKIFIVSYRSLAWKKAVDTCLPHVIVLIATVALVLCDAVIGLLGSVLPKSVQLITTVQTVVYTPLLNPMVYGLKLKEIRKHIDKLFRSNHVGAMANQVE; from the exons ATGGAAGGCAACGGCACGCTGATGCTGAGTCTTGATGGCTTCATAGACGTGGACACGTACAgatgtgtttattttctgttCTTGTTGGCAATGTATATTCTCATCCTCTGCTCTAACGGCACCATTATTTGTCTGGTCTGGATTCACAGGAACCTTCATGAGCCCATGTATGTTTGCATTGCGTGTTTGTCCCTCAACTCTCTTTTTCTCAGCACTACT gtctatccCAAACTCTTTGCGGACGTCTTGTCGAAGCATCAGAGCATTTCTTTGTCCTTTTGTCTgctccagttttttttcttttactcttTCGGTGCGTCTGACATCACGTTGTTGTTGGTCATGTCTTACGACAGGTACGTGTCCATCTGCAGCCCTCTTCGGTACGCCTCGGTCATGGGCGCAAGAAGGGTCAGCGTTTTCTTGGCTTTGGCCTGGTTTGTGCCAGGCTGTCTGCTGATGGTGACAATTTCCATGCAGTCCAAACAAAAAATCTGCAGCTTGACTTCGGGTGGAATTTTTTGCAACGGTGCAATGTTGAAGATTTACTGTATGATACCAATGCCAGTGATGGGGTGGACTTTTTTTGGCATCTCAACTGTGGTGCTCCTTCCCGTGTTGCTCATCCTCTTCACATACGTCAAGATATTCATAGTTAGCTATCGTAGTCTAGCCTGGAAAAAAGCCGTGGATACGTGTTTACCGCATGTGATTGTTTTAATCGCAACTGTGGCTTTGGTCCTATGCGACGCCGTCATCGGGCTACTGGGGTCGGTACTTCCCAAAAGTGTGCAACTGATTACGACTGTACAAACAGTGGTGTACACTCCTCTGCTCAATCCAATGGTATACGGCTTGAAGCTGAAAGAAATCCGCAAGCACATCGACAAACTCTTTCGTTCCAATCATGTCGGAGCTATGGCAAATCAGGTGGAATGA
- the LOC133160537 gene encoding olfactory receptor 1P1-like isoform X2 — protein MEGNGTLMLSLDGFIDVDTNLHEPMYVCIACLSLNSLFLSTTVYPKLFADVLSKHQSISLSFCLLQFFFFYSFGASDITLLLVMSYDRYVSICSPLRYASVMGARRVSVFLALAWFVPGCLLMVTISMQSKQKICSLTSGGIFCNGAMLKIYCMIPMPVMGWTFFGISTVVLLPVLLILFTYVKIFIVSYRSLAWKKAVDTCLPHVIVLIATVALVLCDAVIGLLGSVLPKSVQLITTVQTVVYTPLLNPMVYGLKLKEIRKHIDKLFRSNHVGAMANQVE, from the exons ATGGAAGGCAACGGCACGCTGATGCTGAGTCTTGATGGCTTCATAGACGTGGACAC GAACCTTCATGAGCCCATGTATGTTTGCATTGCGTGTTTGTCCCTCAACTCTCTTTTTCTCAGCACTACT gtctatccCAAACTCTTTGCGGACGTCTTGTCGAAGCATCAGAGCATTTCTTTGTCCTTTTGTCTgctccagttttttttcttttactcttTCGGTGCGTCTGACATCACGTTGTTGTTGGTCATGTCTTACGACAGGTACGTGTCCATCTGCAGCCCTCTTCGGTACGCCTCGGTCATGGGCGCAAGAAGGGTCAGCGTTTTCTTGGCTTTGGCCTGGTTTGTGCCAGGCTGTCTGCTGATGGTGACAATTTCCATGCAGTCCAAACAAAAAATCTGCAGCTTGACTTCGGGTGGAATTTTTTGCAACGGTGCAATGTTGAAGATTTACTGTATGATACCAATGCCAGTGATGGGGTGGACTTTTTTTGGCATCTCAACTGTGGTGCTCCTTCCCGTGTTGCTCATCCTCTTCACATACGTCAAGATATTCATAGTTAGCTATCGTAGTCTAGCCTGGAAAAAAGCCGTGGATACGTGTTTACCGCATGTGATTGTTTTAATCGCAACTGTGGCTTTGGTCCTATGCGACGCCGTCATCGGGCTACTGGGGTCGGTACTTCCCAAAAGTGTGCAACTGATTACGACTGTACAAACAGTGGTGTACACTCCTCTGCTCAATCCAATGGTATACGGCTTGAAGCTGAAAGAAATCCGCAAGCACATCGACAAACTCTTTCGTTCCAATCATGTCGGAGCTATGGCAAATCAGGTGGAATGA
- the gnl2 gene encoding nucleolar GTP-binding protein 2: MVKPQFKGKSSINRSTSSSNPDRVTGGGSTMRDRATIRRLNMYRQKQRCNNRGKVVKPLQYQSTVTPGTVARVEPNIKWFTNTRVIKQSSLQRFQEEMGAVKKDPYRVVMRPSKVPMTLLHDRVKAHNSKVHILDTEAFQTTFGPKAQRKRPSLVVTDVKDLLEQAQASSLSYDAEKDKDLVTEDTGVRDAVREEIFKKGQSKRIWGELYKVIDSSDVVIQVLDARDPMGTRSQSIEAYIKKEKSWKHLIFVLNKCDLIPTWVTKRWVALLSQEYPTLAFHASLTNSFGKGSLIQLLRQFGKLHTDKKQISVGFIGYPNVGKSSVINTLRSKKVCNVAPIAGETKVWQYITLMRRIFLIDCPGVVYPSEDSETDIVLKGVVQVEKIKDPEEHIGAVLERAKPEYIQKTYRIPTWSSAEDFLEKLAFRTGKLLKGGEPDLPTVSKMVLNDWQRGRIPFFVKPPGPDFDQEEVEAPPLAVANAQEVQTEEAVVGAEDEERQKRQKKEELHKILSNVRQNFGKINVAPEFNEEDLVPVEMPDLDISGSEAEEEDDSEEEEEEGGKEEEKAGGSEPAAQENPLVKKNSKQVIRELDEKIAKYKQFLDRAKSKRFSAIRIPKADSDKLLSNIKTKQTQMKVTAQTNRKRKADSADEEDGQSARRPKLSSKERRAMDRAQRSKKVGSRYYETHNVKNRNKDKKMESPAPTSEGRKAKRAKR, from the exons ATGGTGAAACCTCAATTCAAGGGGAAAAGCTCGATAAATCGTTCGACGTCCAGTAGCAACCCTG ATCGGGTCACGGGTGGGGGCAGCACCATGAGGGATCGCGCTACCATCAGACGTCTGAATATGTACCGACAAAAACAGAGATG TAACAACCGAGGAAAAGTCGTCAAGCCCTTACAATACCAGTCTACTGTGACTCCCGGGACAGTGGCTCGAGTGGAACCCAACATCAAGTGGTTTA CAAACACTCGGGTGATCAAGCAATCATCCCTGCAGAGGTTCCAAGAAGAGATGGGTGCTGTGAAGAAGGATCCGTACCGCGTTGTGATGAGACCCAGCAAAGTGCCTATGACGCTGCTGCACGACCGAGTCAAAGCGCAC AACTCCAAAGTGCACATTTTAGACACGGAGGCTTTTCAGACCACCTTTGGACCCAAGGCACAGCGGAAGCGGCCCAGTCTCGTGGTGACCGACGTCAAGGACCTGTTGGAGCAAGCCCAAGCTTCGTCCTTGAGCTACGATGCCGAAAAGGACAAAGACTTGGTGACGGAGGACACGGGGGTCCG GGACGCGGTCCGCGAAGAGATTTTCAAAAAGGGTCAGTCCAAGAGGATTTGGGGAGAACTTTACAAG GTGATCGACTCGTCCGACGTGGTCATCCAAGTGCTGGACGCCCGCGACCCGATGGGCACCCGCTCGCAGAGTATCGAGGCTTACATCAAGAAGGAGAAGTCGTGGAAGCACTTGATCTTTGTGCTCAACAAGTGCGACCTCATCCCTACTTGGGTCACC AAACGCTGGGTGGCGCTATTGTCCCAGGAGTACCCCACCCTGGCTTTCCACGCCAGTCTCACCAACTCCTTTGGTAAAGGCTCCCTCATTCAGCTCCTCAGGCAGTTTGGCAAG CTCCACACAGATAAGAAACAGATCAGCGTGGGCTTCATCGGTTACCCCAACGTGGGCAAAAGCTCTGTCATCAACACGCTGCGCTCCAAGAAAGTCTGCAATGTGGCGCCCATTGCTGGAGAAACCAAG GTGTGGCAGTATATCACCTTGATGCGACGCATCTTCCTCATTGATTGTCCCGGTGTGGTCTACCCTTCAGAGGACAGCGAAACGGATATTGTTCTCAAAGGAGTG GTCCAAGTGGAGAAGATCAAGGACCCCGAGGAGCACATCGGTGCAGTGCTGGAGCGGGCCAAGCCGGAGTACATCCAGAAGACGTACCGCATCCCCACGTGGAGCTCGGCAGAGGATTTCCTCGAGAAGTTGGCCTTCCGCACCGGCAAACTTCTGAAA GGCGGAGAGCCAGATCTGCCCACGGTGTCCAAGATGGTGTTAAATGATTGGCAGAGGGGGCGGATACCTTTTTTTGTGAAGCCTCCCGGCCCCGACTTTGACCAAGAG GAAGTCGAAGCTCCCCCGTTGGCAGTAGCCAACGCGCAAGAAGTCCAGACGGAGGAGGCCGTCGTCGGCGCTGAAGACGAAGAGCGGCAGAAACGGCAAAAGAAGGAGGAGCTTCACAAGATTTTGTCCAACGTGCGGCAGAACTTCGGCAAGATCAACGTGGCGCCCGAATTCAACGAGGAGGACCTGGTCCCCGTGGAGATGCCCGACCTGGACATCTCCGGCTCGGAagccgaggaggaggacgacagtgaggaagaggaggaggagggtggaaAGGAAGAAGAGAAAGCGGGAGGCAGCGAGCCGGCCGCCCAAGAGAATCCCCTTGTCAAGAAGAATTCCAAACAGGTGATCCGCGAGCTGGACGAGAAGATCGCCAAATACAAGCAGTTTCTGGACCGGGCCAAATCCAAACGCTTCTCTGCCAtcag GATACCAAAAGCTGATTCGGACAAACTGCTATCTAACATCAAGACCAAACAAACGCAGATGAAAG tCACTGCTCAGACAAACAGAAAGAGGAAAGCTGACAGCGCCGATGAGGAAGACGGCCAATCCGCCCGACGACCCAAACTCTCGTCCAAAGAG AGAAGAGCGATGGATCGCGCCCAGCGCTCCAAGAAAGTCGGCTCGCGCTACTACGAAACGCACAACGTCAAGAACAGGAACAAGGACAAGAAGATGGAGAGCCCAGCGCCAACGTCGGAGGGCAGAAAAGCCAAGAGAGCTAAGCGCTGA
- the LOC133161049 gene encoding axonemal dynein light intermediate polypeptide 1-like isoform X2, whose product MSEFTESLLKYDTPVSISKGTVRKSVKGRPFKVSPHQPADTPVPPPPQTKSGSPESEQVLNVIFPPREWTEGNAMWAQRVSSTPSTRADVVKLEEALDRKLQQRRALETGICPIRRDLYSQCFDELIRQVSINCVERGLLLLRVRDEIQTTVAAYQTLYESSVVFGMRKALQAEQDKEDMRQRMNDLEKEKEELTMRLNAHNAQCVAKEKREEEKREAQEKKHMEQIHFWKKTNQQLKAQLEGIVTPKK is encoded by the exons ATGAGTGAGTTCACAGAGTCTCTTCTCAAATATGACACTCCTGTTTCAATAAGCAAAGGCACCGTTCGGAAATCAGTCAAA GGGCGTCCATTCAAAGTGAGCCCACATCAGCCTGCTGACACCCCTGTGCCCCCTCCCCCTCAAACCAAATCGGGGTCACCTGAAAGTGAGCAAGTCCTCAACGTCATATTTCCCCCCAG AGAGTGGACGGAGGGCAACGCCATGTGGGCCCAACGAGTGTCCAGTACGCCAAGTACACGGGCCGACGTGGTCAAGCTGGAAGAGGCGCTTGACAGGAAGTTGCAGCAGAGGCGGGCCTTGGAAACGGGCATCTGCCCCATTCGCAGGGACTTGTACTCTCAGTGCTTCG ACGAGCTGATCCGGCAGGTGAGCATCAACTGCGTCGAGCGGGGCCTCCTGCTGCTGCGCGTCCGAGACGAGATCCAAACGACCGTGGCCGCTTACCAGACCCTGTACGAGAGCAGCGTGGTCTTCGGGATGAGGAAAGCTCTCCAGGCCGAGCAGGACAAGGAGGACATGCGACAAAGA ATGAACGATCTGGAGAAAGAAAAGGAGGAGCTGACCATGCGGCTGAATGCGCACAACGCCCAATGCGTGGCCAAGGAGAAAAGGGAAGAGGAAAAACGGGAAGCGCAAGAAAAGAAGCACATGGAGCAGATTCACTTTTGGAAGAAGACCAACCAGCAGCTCAAG GCCCAGCTGGAAGGAATTGTCACGCCAAAGAAGTAA
- the LOC133161049 gene encoding axonemal dynein light intermediate polypeptide 1-like isoform X1: MSEFTESLLKYDTPVSISKGTVRKSVKGRPFKVSPHQPADTPVPPPPQTKSGSPESEQVLNVIFPPREWTEGNAMWAQRVSSTPSTRADVVKLEEALDRKLQQRRALETGICPIRRDLYSQCFGNYEWWQFDDATGRKAGSQSLQYFFFSFSFFGDELIRQVSINCVERGLLLLRVRDEIQTTVAAYQTLYESSVVFGMRKALQAEQDKEDMRQRMNDLEKEKEELTMRLNAHNAQCVAKEKREEEKREAQEKKHMEQIHFWKKTNQQLKAQLEGIVTPKK; the protein is encoded by the exons ATGAGTGAGTTCACAGAGTCTCTTCTCAAATATGACACTCCTGTTTCAATAAGCAAAGGCACCGTTCGGAAATCAGTCAAA GGGCGTCCATTCAAAGTGAGCCCACATCAGCCTGCTGACACCCCTGTGCCCCCTCCCCCTCAAACCAAATCGGGGTCACCTGAAAGTGAGCAAGTCCTCAACGTCATATTTCCCCCCAG AGAGTGGACGGAGGGCAACGCCATGTGGGCCCAACGAGTGTCCAGTACGCCAAGTACACGGGCCGACGTGGTCAAGCTGGAAGAGGCGCTTGACAGGAAGTTGCAGCAGAGGCGGGCCTTGGAAACGGGCATCTGCCCCATTCGCAGGGACTTGTACTCTCAGTGCTTCGGTAACTACGAATGGTGGCAATTTGACGACGCcacaggaaggaaggcaggcagTCAGTCACtgcagtacttttttttttccttttctttctttggagACGAGCTGATCCGGCAGGTGAGCATCAACTGCGTCGAGCGGGGCCTCCTGCTGCTGCGCGTCCGAGACGAGATCCAAACGACCGTGGCCGCTTACCAGACCCTGTACGAGAGCAGCGTGGTCTTCGGGATGAGGAAAGCTCTCCAGGCCGAGCAGGACAAGGAGGACATGCGACAAAGA ATGAACGATCTGGAGAAAGAAAAGGAGGAGCTGACCATGCGGCTGAATGCGCACAACGCCCAATGCGTGGCCAAGGAGAAAAGGGAAGAGGAAAAACGGGAAGCGCAAGAAAAGAAGCACATGGAGCAGATTCACTTTTGGAAGAAGACCAACCAGCAGCTCAAG GCCCAGCTGGAAGGAATTGTCACGCCAAAGAAGTAA
- the snip1 gene encoding smad nuclear-interacting protein 1, whose amino-acid sequence MAKEKRHRRRDSPEMKVKVKQEKLSPARPHRTRRSPSDSNRSPPRRRASRSPVRAGERSAGRRKSPPPRRGSRSPRRRSPHRSADVKLKRERDEHRSGGDEQRRRNEQPEERRSKWESERPHERERNGDRRRERDAATSQQAERRQHDEQRRENRERREENQEMNFGRQESASSSPTEPPADKEKPNFGLSGALTEDTNTFRGVVIKYNEPPEARIPKRRWRLYPFKNDEQLPVMYIHRQSAYLLGRQRKIADIPIDHPSCSKQHAVFQYRVTEFTRADGTAGRRVRPYIIDLASGNGTYLNNQRIEAQRYYELKEKDVLKFGFSSREYVLLHEFSDTSEVDVKEQPDEEDEGLDE is encoded by the exons ATGGCCAAAGAAAAACGACACAGGAGAAGGGACTCGCCCGAAATGAAAGTTAAGGTGAAACAAGAGAAGCTAAGCCCCGCCAGGCCGCACAGAACACGCCGCTCGCCCAGTGACAGTAACAGAAGCCCACCGAGGAGGAGAGCCAGCAG GTCGCCTGTTAGGGCAGGCGAACGCTCGGCAGGCAGGAGAAAGAGCCCCCCTCCCCGGCGAGGTAGCAGATCTCCTCGGAGGAGAAGTCCTCATCGCAGTGCTGATGTCAAGTTAAAGCGG GAGCGTGACGAGCATCGTTCGGGCGGCGATGAGCAGAGAAGAAGAAACGAGCAGCCGGAGGAAAGGCGCAGCAAGTGGGAATCGGAGCGACCTCACGAGAGAGAACGTAACGGCGACAGACGGCGGGAGCGGGACGCGGCCACCTCGCAGCAAGCGGAGCGCCGCCAGCACGACGAGCAGCGGCGGGAAAATCGGGAAAGGCGCGAGGAGAACCAGGAAATGAACTTTGGCCGTCAGGAGAGCGCCAGCAGCAGCCCGACGGAGCCCCCCGCCGACAAGGAGAAGCCCAACTTTGGCCTGTCGGGGGCGCTCACGGAAGACACCAACACCTTCCGGGGAGTTGTGATCAAGTACAACGAGCCGCCCGAGGCGCGCATTCCCAAGCGGAGGTGGCGGCTCTACCCGTTCAAGAACGACGAGCAGCTTCCCGTCATGTACATTCACAGACAGAGTGCCTACTTGTTGGGGAGACAGCGCAAAATCGCCGACATTCCCATCGATCACCCGTCCTGCTCCAAGCAGCACGCCGTCTTCCAGTACAG AGTGACGGAGTTCACGCGGGCCGACGGCACCGCGGGCCGCCGGGTGAGACCGTACATCATCGACTTGGCGTCGGGCAACGGCACTTACCTGAACAACCAGCGGATCGAGGCGCAGCGCTACTACGAGCTCAAGGAGAAGGACGTGCTCAAGTTCGGCTTCAGCAGCCGCGAGTATGTCCTGCTGCACGAGTTCTCGGACACCAGCGAGGTGGACGTCAAGGAGCAGCCGGACGAGGAGGACGAAGGCCTGGATGAGtaa